From a region of the Thermomicrobium roseum DSM 5159 genome:
- the priA gene encoding replication restart helicase PriA produces the protein MTQPRYADIVLELEPGERRPLLTYGVPAELADRIRLYQAVWVPLRDEVRLGVVASLHEEAPAFAVRPVVGVVEPEFVLTPEQWALAEWLVEETLCTLWEAVALFLPPRLAQRVEVLLRPTGAVPTGRLSPVQRRLLDLLAQRGPLTLEQAQRALGRSLTTALERAVSTGLIERLPIVRPIQRVVSEQFLRPRLDSDPPTDAAQGRAYEIIRRWYEEHDGALLPRRFLHRLGLSPATVQMLVQRGLVEVVELPRGGLPTVQGGPDRPLTLTPEQQQAWEAIRSMFDQDPPRPLLLHGVTGSGKTELYLRAIGECLRRGRQAIVLVPEIALATQVVQRVAARFPGRTVLVHSGLRESERSAVWEAIHQGQAAVVVGPRSALFVPLRSIGLIVIDEEHEAAYKQQEPPPRYHARAVAQRLAELHRAVLLLGSATPDVTTAYAAATSQLAVARLRQRVGPLVVGERGEVARARLQLPRVEVVDMRLEHQLGHAGLFSRALHEAIAAALQRGQQVLLLINRRGSATLVQCRSCGHVEVCPLCDVPLVYHADRRQLICHRCDLRRLPSTTCPTCGRPALSYYGAGTQRVEREVQQRFPQARVLRWDRDVVQRGNDPRSLLQRVLRREVDVIVGTQMVAKGLDFPAVTTVGIVHADTGIYLPDYRAAERTFQLLTQVAGRAGRHLPGGLVVIQTYTPEHYAIRAASRQDYDAFYQEELAFRQRHGYPPFRRLVRLVVRHRDELAGRLASEEMAERLREKARELSARDVEVLGPTPAFVSRIRGLYQWQLLVRGADGPRVVAAIPVHGGWIVDVDPVSLL, from the coding sequence GTGACGCAGCCGCGCTACGCGGACATCGTTCTCGAGCTGGAGCCGGGCGAGCGACGTCCACTCCTGACGTACGGCGTGCCCGCTGAACTCGCCGACCGGATTCGCCTCTATCAGGCGGTCTGGGTGCCGCTGCGCGACGAGGTTCGGTTGGGGGTCGTGGCCAGCCTGCACGAGGAGGCACCGGCTTTCGCGGTGCGCCCCGTCGTCGGCGTGGTCGAGCCGGAATTCGTGCTGACTCCCGAGCAGTGGGCACTCGCCGAATGGCTCGTCGAGGAAACGCTCTGCACGCTCTGGGAAGCTGTCGCACTCTTCCTGCCGCCGCGACTCGCCCAGCGTGTCGAGGTGCTGTTGCGCCCGACCGGTGCAGTACCGACCGGGAGACTCTCGCCTGTCCAACGCCGTCTCCTGGACCTTCTCGCACAGCGCGGGCCGTTAACGCTCGAGCAGGCGCAACGAGCGCTCGGCCGCTCCCTGACGACCGCGTTGGAGCGCGCGGTTAGCACCGGACTCATCGAGCGTCTCCCCATCGTGCGTCCGATCCAGCGCGTGGTATCCGAACAGTTCTTGCGTCCGCGGTTGGACAGCGATCCACCCACTGATGCGGCGCAGGGCCGTGCCTACGAGATCATCCGCCGTTGGTACGAGGAGCACGATGGCGCACTGCTGCCCCGTCGGTTCCTCCACCGGCTGGGGCTCTCCCCAGCGACCGTGCAGATGCTCGTCCAGCGCGGGCTGGTGGAGGTCGTCGAACTGCCGCGTGGGGGACTACCGACTGTCCAGGGTGGGCCCGATCGCCCGCTCACGCTCACACCGGAGCAACAACAGGCATGGGAAGCGATCCGGAGCATGTTCGACCAAGATCCGCCGCGCCCGCTCCTCCTGCACGGCGTGACGGGGAGCGGCAAAACCGAACTCTATCTCCGAGCGATCGGCGAGTGCCTCCGGCGGGGTCGGCAGGCGATCGTCCTGGTCCCGGAGATCGCCCTGGCGACCCAAGTCGTCCAGCGTGTCGCGGCACGCTTTCCCGGTCGGACGGTCCTGGTCCACAGCGGCTTGCGCGAGAGCGAGCGGTCGGCCGTTTGGGAAGCGATTCACCAGGGACAGGCCGCCGTGGTGGTCGGCCCACGCTCCGCGCTCTTCGTCCCGCTGCGGTCGATCGGCTTGATCGTCATCGACGAGGAACACGAGGCAGCCTATAAGCAACAGGAGCCGCCACCACGCTATCACGCGCGGGCGGTCGCCCAGCGGCTCGCCGAGTTGCATCGCGCAGTGCTTCTCCTCGGAAGCGCGACACCGGACGTCACGACGGCCTATGCAGCGGCGACGAGTCAGCTAGCGGTCGCGCGCCTGCGGCAGCGGGTCGGACCACTGGTCGTCGGGGAGCGGGGTGAGGTCGCGCGGGCGCGTCTCCAGCTCCCGCGTGTCGAAGTCGTGGACATGCGACTCGAGCACCAGCTCGGCCATGCCGGGCTGTTCAGCCGAGCACTGCACGAGGCGATCGCGGCAGCGTTGCAGCGGGGCCAGCAGGTTCTTCTCCTCATCAACCGGCGTGGCTCGGCGACCTTGGTCCAGTGTCGATCCTGCGGGCACGTGGAAGTGTGCCCGCTCTGCGATGTCCCGCTCGTCTATCACGCCGATCGCCGCCAACTGATCTGTCACCGTTGCGATCTTCGCCGCCTCCCGAGCACAACGTGCCCGACGTGCGGGCGCCCCGCGCTGAGTTATTACGGAGCGGGAACGCAGCGAGTCGAACGCGAGGTGCAGCAACGTTTTCCGCAAGCGCGCGTGCTGCGCTGGGATCGGGACGTCGTGCAGCGCGGCAATGACCCGCGATCGCTTCTCCAACGTGTCCTCCGTCGCGAGGTCGACGTCATCGTCGGAACGCAGATGGTCGCCAAAGGGCTCGATTTTCCCGCTGTAACGACGGTCGGGATCGTGCATGCCGATACGGGCATCTATCTCCCGGACTATCGAGCGGCCGAGCGCACGTTCCAGTTGTTGACACAGGTCGCTGGGCGAGCCGGCCGGCATCTCCCGGGTGGGCTCGTCGTCATCCAGACCTACACCCCGGAGCATTACGCCATCCGCGCCGCGAGCCGGCAGGACTACGACGCCTTCTATCAGGAAGAACTCGCGTTTCGCCAACGGCATGGTTACCCGCCGTTTCGGCGGCTGGTCCGGCTCGTGGTTCGCCACCGTGACGAGTTGGCCGGACGACTCGCCAGCGAAGAGATGGCGGAACGCTTGCGGGAGAAGGCGCGAGAACTCAGCGCACGCGACGTCGAGGTGCTGGGTCCCACCCCAGCCTTCGTCAGCCGGATCCGCGGTCTGTATCAGTGGCAACTCCTGGTCCGGGGTGCCGATGGGCCGCGGGTCGTGGCGGCGATACCGGTGCACGGCGGCTGGATCGTGGATGTCGATCCGGTGAGCTTGCTCTGA
- the def gene encoding peptide deformylase, translating to MAVRTIITEGDPRLRQKAIRIRVVDEEVRQLARDLWDTVRAARGLGLAAPQIGVLRRIIVVAIPPDYVEEGDPGVELTLINPEIVRASGRQVGLEGCLSIPGWYGEVPRSMHVTVKALDLDGREVRVKGSGLLARVLQHEIDHLEGILFVDRIEDRSTLRYIPDEEEETAEAATGT from the coding sequence ATGGCGGTCCGAACCATCATCACAGAAGGTGATCCGCGATTGCGCCAGAAGGCGATCCGCATTCGCGTCGTCGACGAGGAGGTGCGGCAGCTCGCTCGCGATCTCTGGGACACCGTGCGGGCTGCCCGGGGGCTGGGGCTGGCTGCGCCGCAGATCGGGGTCCTGCGCCGTATCATCGTCGTGGCCATCCCGCCCGACTACGTCGAGGAGGGCGATCCCGGGGTGGAACTGACGCTGATCAACCCGGAGATCGTGCGGGCGAGTGGTCGCCAGGTCGGGCTGGAGGGCTGTCTCAGCATCCCCGGCTGGTACGGTGAGGTTCCCCGCTCCATGCACGTGACCGTGAAAGCGCTCGATCTCGATGGTCGCGAGGTGCGCGTGAAGGGAAGCGGATTGCTCGCCCGTGTCCTCCAGCACGAAATCGATCATCTGGAGGGTATTCTCTTCGTCGACCGGATCGAAGATCGGTCGACGCTGCGCTACATCCCGGACGAGGAAGAAGAGACCGCCGAAGCGGCGACCGGGACGTGA
- a CDS encoding guanylate kinase: MTDDLGLNTQADELLEELRQRVRPKLIVISGPSGVGKDTVIERMRQAHPEFHFAVTATTRPRRPGEIDGVHYIFMTREEFLAARDRGEFLESAEVYGHLYGVPKERVRRALRSGKTVVVKVDVQGAASIRRLVPQAILIFLAPPSMSELMHRLRSRKTDDPTTLMERIATASRELAQVYEFDYVVFNETDRLDQTLATIDAILVAEQSRVHQAEIVL, from the coding sequence GTGACGGACGACCTCGGATTGAATACGCAGGCCGATGAACTCCTCGAAGAACTCCGGCAGCGTGTCCGTCCCAAGTTGATCGTCATCTCCGGACCATCCGGTGTCGGCAAGGACACCGTCATCGAGCGGATGCGTCAAGCGCATCCCGAGTTCCATTTCGCGGTCACCGCGACCACGCGTCCGCGTCGGCCTGGTGAGATCGACGGTGTCCATTACATTTTCATGACGCGCGAGGAGTTCTTGGCCGCTCGTGACCGTGGCGAATTTCTCGAGTCGGCGGAGGTCTACGGACATCTCTACGGTGTCCCCAAGGAGCGGGTGCGCCGCGCCTTGCGCAGCGGCAAGACGGTGGTCGTCAAAGTCGACGTGCAGGGAGCAGCGTCGATCCGGCGGCTCGTGCCGCAGGCGATCCTGATCTTCCTCGCCCCACCCTCGATGTCCGAACTGATGCACCGCTTGCGCAGCCGCAAGACGGACGATCCGACCACGCTCATGGAGCGGATCGCGACCGCATCCCGGGAACTCGCTCAGGTTTACGAGTTCGACTACGTCGTCTTCAACGAGACGGATCGGTTGGACCAGACGCTTGCCACGATCGACGCGATCCTCGTTGCGGAGCAGAGCCGCGTCCATCAGGCCGAAATCGTGCTCTGA
- a CDS encoding Rqc2 family fibronectin-binding protein: MFDVLTIAALVDELRKTLLRGRVQKVVQTAPLAIALEFYAGQRWGLVIDVSPQEPCSYLAHTVPAGDPEQVTPFLLLLRKYVRGARLVQVEQVPLERIIRLRFATVLVEEQRGRIERLPVETELVIELMGRHSNAILVATDGRILDALKRVTPEMSAARPVLPGRPYQPPPPQLKRDPRRLSTDAVDSLLLEGRPDQELTTALVQQLAGFSPQMAREAVYRAFGTTAVTVSEARDAPSGPERLATAIASVIEPLVTGQFAPTVYWSNGVPVAFSAIPLHYAQGLQAEAFPSISMAIERFLAERPQGEEIAGDRYAQRRRRVLAAIERERARVEARLHALEQERARAAEAERWRRMGEAILAALGELVPGQRELVVDDLRIPLDPDRTPVENAQAYFERYRKAKAAAEQVPLRIEETRLELEYLRQLEALAQVADTTETLETLRQEIGLTEGNTGERTKRGSQRKLRVWRTLRGDRIVVGRNARENDWITFSLARPEDAWLHARGLAGAHVIVQWAGAEDPDVLERAAALAAWYSEGRTGTRVSVDVTQRRHVRRIPGAAPGLVRYRNERTLAVRPRPPEDLGLLEG, encoded by the coding sequence GTGTTCGACGTTCTGACGATCGCGGCACTGGTCGACGAATTGCGAAAGACGCTCCTGCGTGGGCGCGTGCAGAAAGTCGTCCAGACCGCACCGCTCGCCATCGCCCTGGAGTTCTACGCGGGTCAGCGCTGGGGACTGGTCATCGACGTGAGTCCCCAGGAGCCCTGCTCGTATCTTGCGCACACTGTTCCGGCTGGTGACCCGGAGCAGGTGACGCCGTTTCTCTTGCTGCTCCGGAAGTACGTGCGCGGCGCACGCCTTGTGCAGGTCGAGCAGGTGCCACTGGAGCGAATCATCCGCTTGCGCTTCGCAACCGTTCTGGTGGAGGAGCAGCGAGGACGAATCGAGCGCCTTCCCGTGGAGACCGAGCTGGTCATCGAATTGATGGGGCGGCACAGCAACGCCATTCTGGTCGCCACCGACGGGAGGATCCTCGATGCGCTCAAGCGCGTGACCCCGGAAATGAGCGCTGCCCGACCCGTCCTGCCGGGTCGGCCCTATCAGCCGCCACCTCCACAGTTGAAACGCGATCCTCGCCGCCTGAGCACCGACGCTGTGGACTCGCTCTTGCTCGAAGGACGACCGGACCAGGAGCTGACGACCGCACTCGTCCAGCAACTGGCCGGCTTCAGCCCACAGATGGCACGCGAAGCGGTCTACCGGGCATTCGGGACAACAGCAGTGACGGTCAGTGAGGCACGGGACGCTCCCAGCGGACCGGAGCGCCTGGCGACCGCGATCGCCAGCGTCATCGAGCCGCTGGTGACGGGGCAGTTCGCGCCGACGGTGTACTGGAGCAACGGCGTTCCCGTGGCATTTTCGGCCATTCCTCTGCACTACGCTCAGGGGCTCCAGGCAGAAGCGTTCCCCAGCATATCGATGGCGATCGAGCGATTCTTGGCCGAGCGACCGCAGGGTGAAGAGATCGCTGGGGACCGGTATGCGCAGCGTCGTCGCCGTGTCTTGGCCGCGATCGAACGGGAGCGAGCACGGGTCGAAGCGCGCTTGCATGCGCTGGAGCAGGAGCGAGCGCGGGCCGCGGAGGCGGAGCGCTGGAGGAGAATGGGAGAAGCGATCCTGGCCGCACTCGGCGAGCTCGTGCCAGGACAGCGCGAACTCGTCGTCGATGACCTTCGGATCCCGCTCGATCCGGACCGCACGCCAGTGGAGAACGCGCAAGCCTATTTCGAGCGCTATCGGAAGGCAAAAGCTGCTGCCGAGCAAGTCCCTTTGCGGATCGAGGAGACGCGCTTGGAACTCGAATACTTGCGGCAGCTCGAGGCGCTCGCGCAGGTCGCCGATACGACGGAAACGCTGGAGACGCTGCGCCAGGAGATCGGGCTCACCGAAGGGAACACTGGCGAGCGGACGAAGCGCGGCAGCCAGCGCAAGCTGCGCGTCTGGCGGACGCTCCGCGGGGACCGGATCGTCGTCGGACGCAATGCACGCGAGAACGACTGGATCACCTTCTCGCTCGCGCGCCCGGAGGACGCGTGGCTGCATGCCCGTGGTCTGGCTGGTGCGCACGTGATCGTCCAGTGGGCTGGAGCAGAGGACCCCGATGTCCTCGAACGCGCCGCAGCGCTCGCAGCCTGGTACAGCGAGGGACGCACGGGCACGCGAGTGAGTGTCGATGTCACCCAGCGACGCCACGTGCGCCGCATTCCAGGAGCAGCGCCCGGTTTGGTCCGCTACCGCAACGAGCGGACGCTGGCCGTTCGACCGCGTCCTCCCGAAGATCTCGGACTCCTGGAGGGGTGA
- the tatC gene encoding twin-arginine translocase subunit TatC — MVSLLDRVRGQPAPQPNEPEPEPEEFYKEMTLQEHLEELRTRLIYALLAVAVGFVIGLALAFPTMRLIIRMSGIERLYAITPTESFITYTKVALYLGIGFAMPMIVYQLVRFLAPGLTRKEKRYLYRALPFVSIMFVAGVAFAFFVLVPRALSFLSHFGGSVFEAQFRAEEVVSFYMTLLLWVGVVFELPVVIFILAKLGIVSAKRLASLRKFAILIIAVAAALITPTPDPFNMFLVAAPMYLLYELGVLLARFAKPV; from the coding sequence ATGGTCAGCCTTCTCGATCGTGTCCGCGGTCAGCCGGCCCCGCAGCCGAACGAGCCCGAACCCGAACCGGAAGAGTTCTACAAGGAGATGACGCTGCAGGAGCACCTGGAAGAGCTCCGCACGCGGCTCATCTATGCCTTGCTCGCCGTCGCTGTCGGCTTCGTCATCGGTTTGGCGCTCGCCTTTCCGACGATGCGGCTCATCATCCGCATGTCCGGGATCGAGCGCCTCTACGCGATCACCCCGACCGAGTCGTTCATCACCTACACCAAGGTCGCGCTCTATCTCGGCATCGGCTTCGCCATGCCGATGATCGTGTATCAGCTCGTCCGCTTCCTCGCTCCCGGCTTGACGCGGAAGGAAAAGCGGTACCTGTACCGTGCTCTGCCCTTCGTATCCATCATGTTCGTCGCTGGTGTCGCTTTCGCCTTCTTCGTCCTCGTGCCGCGTGCCCTGAGCTTCCTGTCGCATTTCGGTGGGAGCGTCTTCGAGGCCCAGTTCCGGGCCGAAGAAGTGGTCTCCTTCTACATGACTCTCCTGCTGTGGGTCGGGGTTGTCTTCGAGCTCCCCGTGGTGATCTTTATCCTGGCCAAGCTCGGTATCGTCTCTGCCAAGCGACTCGCCTCGCTGCGCAAGTTCGCCATCCTGATCATCGCGGTGGCTGCGGCTCTGATCACGCCGACGCCGGATCCCTTCAACATGTTCCTCGTCGCAGCGCCGATGTACCTGCTCTACGAGCTCGGTGTGCTCTTGGCTCGCTTCGCCAAGCCGGTGTGA
- the acpP gene encoding acyl carrier protein: MSSSILERVQAVVAEQLGVDPSEVTPDAEFVKDLNADSLDLVELIMQLEEEFGIEISDEEAANIVTVRDAINFIEEHLGKQ, encoded by the coding sequence GTGTCGTCGTCGATTTTGGAGCGGGTGCAGGCCGTCGTGGCCGAGCAGCTCGGTGTCGATCCGAGCGAGGTGACTCCGGATGCCGAGTTCGTCAAGGATCTCAATGCTGATTCGCTGGACCTCGTCGAGCTGATCATGCAGCTCGAAGAAGAGTTCGGCATCGAGATCTCGGACGAAGAGGCAGCCAACATCGTCACCGTGCGTGATGCGATCAACTTCATCGAGGAGCACCTCGGCAAGCAATGA
- the nusB gene encoding transcription antitermination factor NusB has translation MDSVPIAITIEHAVIAPERRGNQKELDMSLARIRRQARILALQILYEVDVANHSLEEVLERHRSQASIAQPVRRYAERLVTGVWADRERIDRMIAEAAPAFPVDQLPPVDRNILRIAIYELLHEPDVPLKAAINEAVEIAKQYGGESSSRFVNGVLGTIAANLASSGS, from the coding sequence ATGGATTCGGTTCCGATCGCGATCACGATCGAACATGCCGTCATTGCGCCGGAGCGACGAGGGAACCAAAAGGAACTGGACATGTCACTCGCGCGAATCCGACGCCAAGCACGTATCCTGGCTCTACAGATCCTGTACGAGGTCGATGTCGCCAACCACTCGCTGGAAGAGGTGCTCGAGCGGCATCGCAGCCAGGCGAGCATTGCCCAGCCGGTGCGCCGCTATGCGGAGCGGCTCGTGACCGGTGTGTGGGCCGATCGCGAGCGGATCGACCGGATGATCGCTGAAGCAGCACCGGCTTTCCCGGTCGACCAGCTTCCGCCGGTCGATCGCAACATCCTCCGCATCGCGATCTACGAGCTGTTGCACGAGCCGGATGTCCCTTTGAAGGCTGCCATCAACGAAGCCGTTGAAATCGCGAAACAGTATGGCGGCGAGAGTTCCAGCCGCTTCGTCAACGGGGTGCTCGGGACGATCGCTGCTAACCTGGCATCCTCGGGAAGCTGA
- the accC gene encoding acetyl-CoA carboxylase biotin carboxylase subunit, producing MIRKVLIANRGEIALRVLRACRELGVPAVVAYSEADRESLPVRLADEAICIGPAPAERSYNHIPAIISAAVVTGCDALHPGYGFLAENALLAEICEECGITFIGPRPQTLRALGDKAEARRLMQRAGLPIVPGSETPVRDASEARRIARKLGYPVLVKAAAGGGGRGMRIVREERELATALQVAQQEAQAAFGDPSVYLERYLERPRHVEVQILADQHGNIVAVGERDCSIQRRYQKLIEEAPAPDLSARVRDALHEAAVRGARAVGYVGAGTFEFLVDREGHFYFTEANARLQVEHPVTEAVTGLDLVQWQLAIAAGERLALRERDLAPRGHAIEVRVTAEDPDRDFAPRPGRIEQLVWPGGPGIRVDSHAYAGYVVPPHYDSLLGKVIAWGLDRAQAIERLDRALRETIIDGVPTPIPLLRRILQHPDFRASRHTTTFLAEYLASQQS from the coding sequence ATGATCCGCAAGGTCCTCATCGCCAACCGAGGCGAGATCGCGCTGCGCGTCCTCCGCGCGTGCCGGGAACTGGGTGTCCCGGCCGTCGTCGCCTACTCGGAGGCCGACCGAGAATCGTTGCCGGTGCGTTTGGCTGACGAGGCGATTTGTATCGGGCCGGCACCAGCTGAGCGGAGCTACAACCATATTCCTGCCATCATCAGTGCGGCGGTCGTCACCGGCTGCGATGCCCTCCACCCCGGTTACGGGTTTTTGGCCGAGAACGCACTCCTGGCCGAGATCTGCGAAGAATGCGGGATCACTTTCATCGGACCCCGACCGCAGACGCTCCGTGCGCTCGGCGACAAGGCAGAAGCGCGTCGGCTCATGCAGCGCGCCGGGCTCCCGATCGTCCCAGGGAGTGAGACGCCCGTTCGCGATGCGAGCGAGGCCCGGCGCATCGCGCGCAAGCTGGGCTATCCCGTTCTCGTCAAGGCCGCAGCCGGTGGCGGTGGACGCGGCATGCGGATCGTGCGGGAGGAACGCGAACTCGCCACGGCTCTGCAAGTCGCTCAGCAGGAAGCGCAGGCAGCCTTCGGCGATCCCTCCGTCTATCTGGAACGCTACCTGGAGCGGCCACGGCACGTCGAGGTGCAGATCTTGGCTGATCAGCACGGGAACATCGTCGCCGTCGGTGAGCGCGACTGCTCCATCCAGCGCCGCTACCAGAAACTGATCGAAGAGGCCCCCGCACCCGATTTGTCAGCGAGGGTGCGCGACGCGCTCCATGAGGCCGCTGTTCGTGGTGCACGGGCGGTCGGTTACGTCGGTGCTGGCACCTTCGAGTTCCTGGTCGATCGGGAAGGCCATTTCTACTTCACCGAAGCCAATGCGCGTCTCCAGGTCGAGCATCCGGTCACCGAAGCCGTGACCGGCCTCGATCTCGTCCAGTGGCAGTTGGCTATCGCGGCCGGCGAGCGCCTCGCGCTGCGCGAGCGCGATCTTGCGCCCCGCGGGCACGCCATCGAGGTGCGCGTCACGGCCGAGGATCCCGACCGTGACTTCGCGCCGCGTCCTGGCCGCATCGAGCAATTGGTCTGGCCAGGTGGACCCGGAATCCGCGTCGACTCGCATGCCTATGCTGGCTACGTCGTCCCGCCGCACTACGACTCGCTTTTGGGTAAGGTGATCGCCTGGGGGCTCGATCGGGCACAAGCGATCGAGCGACTCGACCGCGCTCTCCGCGAAACGATCATCGACGGTGTGCCCACCCCGATCCCGCTTCTCCGTCGCATCCTGCAGCACCCGGATTTTCGGGCTAGCCGGCACACGACGACCTTCCTGGCCGAGTACCTCGCCAGCCAGCAGAGCTGA
- the fabG gene encoding 3-oxoacyl-[acyl-carrier-protein] reductase — MSGERGAAIVTGAVRGIGRATALRLARDGFKVVVNYRGDEALAQALVEEIQAAGGTAIAFRADVTDPEQVGAMVQAAIDQFGRLDALVNNAGITRDTLLLRMRDEDWHAVLETNLTSVFYCCRAALRPMLRQRYGRIVNLSSVSGLIGNIGQTNYAAAKAGIIGFSKALAREVASRGITVNVVAPGFIQTRLTEALPAELQQKLLEQIPIGFYGTPEDVAEAIAFLVSPGARYITGAVLAVDGGLTMAS, encoded by the coding sequence ATGAGCGGAGAACGCGGAGCAGCGATCGTGACCGGTGCCGTTCGTGGGATCGGTCGTGCGACCGCGCTGCGGTTGGCCCGAGACGGCTTCAAGGTCGTCGTCAATTACCGCGGCGACGAGGCGCTGGCACAGGCGCTCGTCGAGGAAATTCAGGCGGCTGGCGGAACCGCCATCGCTTTCCGAGCCGACGTGACGGATCCAGAGCAAGTGGGCGCCATGGTGCAGGCGGCTATCGACCAGTTCGGCCGTCTGGATGCGCTCGTCAACAATGCCGGGATCACGCGCGATACGCTCCTCTTGCGTATGCGGGACGAGGACTGGCACGCCGTCCTCGAGACGAACTTGACGAGCGTCTTCTATTGCTGCCGCGCGGCTCTGCGGCCGATGCTGCGCCAGCGCTATGGACGCATCGTCAATCTCTCCTCCGTATCCGGGCTCATCGGGAACATCGGGCAGACCAACTACGCGGCGGCCAAGGCCGGCATCATCGGCTTCAGCAAGGCGCTCGCCCGCGAAGTGGCGAGCCGCGGCATCACCGTTAACGTCGTCGCTCCCGGATTCATTCAGACGCGCCTCACCGAAGCCTTACCGGCCGAACTCCAGCAAAAACTCCTCGAGCAGATCCCGATAGGCTTTTACGGCACACCCGAGGACGTCGCCGAGGCGATCGCCTTCCTCGTCTCGCCGGGGGCACGGTACATCACGGGAGCTGTCCTGGCTGTCGATGGCGGGCTCACCATGGCATCGTGA
- the fabD gene encoding ACP S-malonyltransferase: MQDAWVFPGQGSQWVGMGRDLASEDALARAVFEEADAVLGFPLSRIVFEGPEEELAATRHQQPALLATSIAYLRVLEARGLLPVPRVVAGHSLGEYTALVAVGSLTLADALRLVRRRGELMETYGRGGMLAVIGLDRERLAAIASEAGVELANENAPNQLTLSGPDEALERAAELARGAGARRVVRLPVNAAFHSRWMRPVADALALELANIPIRTPSVPLIACSDARVLTDPEDLRRELVEQIASPVRWVAVVQRALDLGVAHFWEIGPGQVLSGLIRRIAPTAEITTAEQLLRAEDVSLVRQERVAKEER; encoded by the coding sequence ATGCAGGACGCCTGGGTTTTCCCCGGACAGGGATCCCAATGGGTGGGCATGGGTCGTGACCTGGCCAGCGAGGACGCGCTCGCTCGCGCAGTCTTCGAGGAAGCGGATGCGGTGCTCGGCTTCCCGCTCTCCCGGATCGTCTTCGAGGGACCGGAAGAGGAGCTCGCTGCGACGCGTCATCAACAGCCAGCGCTCCTCGCTACCAGCATCGCGTACCTGCGTGTACTCGAGGCTCGCGGGTTGCTCCCGGTACCGCGTGTCGTCGCTGGTCACTCGCTCGGTGAATACACGGCCCTGGTGGCTGTGGGCAGCCTGACGTTGGCCGATGCCCTGCGGCTCGTCCGCCGCCGCGGTGAACTCATGGAGACCTATGGGCGCGGTGGCATGCTCGCGGTCATCGGCCTCGACCGCGAGCGACTGGCCGCCATCGCTAGCGAGGCCGGCGTCGAGCTCGCCAACGAGAACGCACCGAACCAACTAACGCTGAGTGGGCCGGACGAGGCCCTCGAGCGCGCAGCCGAACTCGCCCGCGGTGCGGGTGCGCGGCGAGTCGTCCGTTTGCCGGTCAACGCTGCTTTCCATTCTCGCTGGATGCGGCCGGTCGCCGATGCGCTCGCCCTCGAATTGGCGAATATACCGATTCGAACGCCCAGTGTGCCGCTGATCGCCTGCTCGGACGCGCGCGTGCTCACTGATCCGGAGGATCTCCGCCGAGAGCTTGTCGAGCAGATCGCGTCACCGGTTCGTTGGGTCGCGGTCGTGCAGCGCGCGCTCGACCTCGGCGTTGCGCATTTCTGGGAGATCGGCCCTGGCCAGGTGCTGAGCGGCTTGATCCGGCGTATTGCACCCACTGCCGAGATCACCACAGCTGAACAGCTCCTGCGAGCGGAGGATGTCTCGCTCGTCCGACAGGAGCGGGTGGCGAAGGAGGAGCGATGA